Proteins encoded within one genomic window of Equus przewalskii isolate Varuska chromosome 3, EquPr2, whole genome shotgun sequence:
- the OSGIN1 gene encoding oxidative stress-induced growth inhibitor 1 isoform X3 — MSNWGKDHLGTGSSEPLTAVIIGNGPSGICLSYLLSGYTPYVKPDAVHPHPLLQRKLAEAPGVSILDQDLNYLSEGLEGRCQSPVALLFDALLRPDTDFGGDMESVLTWKHQKERAIPHVVLGRNLPGGAWHASTPPSLESGGGRQRPGPKDSSRTQSIEGSMVTLSRGQWMGLPDLPVKDWMRRKRRGLRNSRATAGDIAHYYRDYVIKKGLGPNFVSGAVVTAVEWGIPEPSGSGAQDPSPLFHVSGFLTAEDRSQQPFSLCARNVVLATGTSDSPARLGLPGEALPFVHHELSALEVATRAGLVTPASDPVLIVGAGLSAADAVLYARHYNIPVIHAFRRPVDDPGLVFNQLPKMLYPEYHKVHQMMREQSILSPSPYEGYRSLPEHQLLLFKEDRQAVFRDPKGLQKVFGVSLVLVLIGSHPNLSFLPGAGTDLAVDPDQPLSAKRNPIDVDPFTYQSTQQEGLYAMGPLAGDNFVRFVQGGALAVASSLMRKEASKPP; from the exons CTGCTGCAGAGGAAGCTCGCCGAGGCACCTGGCGTCTCCATCCTGGACCAG GACCTGAATTACCTGTCCGAAGGCCTCGAAGGCCGGTGCCAAAGCCCCGTGGCCCTGCTCTTTGATGCCCTCCTGCGTCCAGACACTGACTTTGGGGGAGACATGGAGTCCGTCCTCACCTGGAAGCACCAGAAGGAGCGAGCCATCCCCCACGTGGTCCTGGGCCGGAACCTGCCCGGGGGAGCCTGGCAC GCCTCCACGCCCCCCAGCCTCGAGTCGGGTGGGGGCCGGCAGAGGCCTGGACCGAAGGACTCCTCTCGCACACAGTCCATCGAAGGCTCCATGGTGACCCTGAGCCGAGGCCAGTGGATGGGGCTCCCAGACCTGCCGGTCAAGGACTGGATGCGCAGGAAGCGAAG AGGCCTTCGCAACAGCCGGGCCACGGCGGGGGACATTGCCCACTACTACAGGGATTACGTGATCAAGAAGGGCCTGGGCCCCAACTTCGTGTCGGGTGCCGTGGTCACGGCTGTGGAGTGGGGGATCCCTGAGCCCAGCGGCTCCGGGGCCCAGGACCCCAGCCCCCTCTTCCATGTGAGCGGCTTCCTGACCGCCGAGGACCGGAGTCAGCAGCCCTTCTCCCTGTGCGCCCGCAACGTGGTCCTGGCCACGGGCACGTCCGACAGCCCGGCCCGGCTGGGCCTCCCCGGGGAGGCCCTGCCCTTCGTCCACCATGAGCTCTCGGCCCTGGAGGTGGCCACACGGGCAGGCCTGGTGACCCCGGCCTCGGACCCCGTCCTCATCGTGGGTGCGGGGCTGTCGGCGGCCGACGCGGTCCTCTATGCCCGCCACTACAACATCCCTGTCATCCACGCCTTCCGTCGGCCCGTGGACGACCCCGGCCTGGTGTTCAACCAGCTGCCCAAGATGCTGTACCCCGAGTACCACAAGGTGCACCAGATGATGAGGGAGCAGTCcatcctgtcccccagcccctacGAGGGCTACCGCAGCCTCCCCGAGCACCAGCTGCTGCTCTTCAAGGAGGACCGCCAGGCCGTCTTCCGGGACCCCAAGGGCCTCCAGAAGGTCTTCGGCGTTTCCCTGGTCTTAGTCCTCATCGGCTCCCACCCcaacctctccttcctccccggGGCGGGCACTGACCTCGCCGTGGACCCTGACCAGCCACTGAGCGCCAAGAGGAACCCCATCGACGTGGACCCCTTCACCTACCAGAGCACCCAGCAGGAGGGCCTGTACGCCATGGGGCCGCTGGCCGGGGACAACTTTGTGCGCTTTGTACAGGGTGGGGCCCTGGCCGTGGCCAGCTCCCTGATGAGGAAGGAGGCCAGCAAGCCACCCTAG